A stretch of Arachis hypogaea cultivar Tifrunner chromosome 15, arahy.Tifrunner.gnm2.J5K5, whole genome shotgun sequence DNA encodes these proteins:
- the LOC112747832 gene encoding uncharacterized protein, which produces MKAKVPRNFKSPDMDLYDRTTDPKHHLSNFKSRTYLAEASDATRCKAFLTTLTKAVMKWFDSLPPRSVTSFDDLLRKILMRFSIQKDKVKHAPSLLGVKQEVGEPLRDYMERFNKACLEIQDLPTEAVIMGLVNGLREGPFSQSISKRHPTSLSDVQERAEKYINMVENARLREPNWRPGHSHLSKEKEREPKKKEEIVP; this is translated from the coding sequence atgaaggcaaaagttccaaggaatTTCAAAAgtcctgatatggacctctatgatagAACTACTGACCCAAAGCATCACTTAAGCAATTTTAAAAGTCGGACGTATCTAGCCGAGGCTTCTGATGCTACTCGTTGCAAGGCTTTCCTGACGACCCTGACGAAAGCagtgatgaagtggttcgatagcctccccccaAGGTCGGTCACCAGCTTCGATGACCTCTTGCGGAAGATCCTGATGCGATTCTCTATCCAAAAGGATAAAGTAAAGCACGCGCCGAGCCTCCTAGgtgtaaaacaggaggtcggagaacctctGAGGGACTACATGgagaggttcaacaaagcgtgtttagaaatccaagacctgcccacgGAGGCAGTGATTATGGGCCTAGTAAATGGACtccgagaaggtcccttctcccaGTCCATCTCGAAAAGGCACCCGACCTCCCTGAGTGATGTACAGgagagagctgaaaagtacatcaacatggtgGAAAATGCTAGACTGCGAGAGCCGAACTGGCGACCTGGGCACTCTCACTTatcaaaagagaaagagagagagcccAAGAAAAAGGAGGAAATCGTCCCCTAA